In Primulina huaijiensis isolate GDHJ02 chromosome 6, ASM1229523v2, whole genome shotgun sequence, a single window of DNA contains:
- the LOC140979053 gene encoding uncharacterized protein: MKRGCQTFFASIVSVSEPVSQRLKDVDVVSEFSSFFPDNVSGIPPDREEDFSIELMPGTVPISKAPYRLAPAEMKFIQGFSSIVVPMTALTKKNAKFLWGTECHESFDRLKPALTTVPVLDMPSWQGEFVVYTDASKLDLGAVLMQHDRAEIRRFELAVYAKDDAPNLATLAVQTTLRDRIRAGQTSDEQLQKWRRRDEAKSQRLYTVVDDIVRYMDHLCDPYSDSVRADILSEAHSTPYSIHPGSTKMYKDLQTLYWWSAMKRDILRFVLKCLTCQQVKAEHQRSAGKLRPVPIPE; the protein is encoded by the exons atGAAGAGAGGCTGCCAGACATTTTTTGCCAGCATTGTATCAGTGTCAGAGCCAGTCAGTCAGAGGCTCAAGGACGTGGATGTGGTCAGTGAGTTCTCCAGTTTTTTCCCTGACAatgtttcaggcattccaccagacagagaggAGGACTTCTCtattgagctcatgccaggGACAGTGCCGATATCTAAGGCACCCTACCGTCTAGCACCTGCCGAGAT GAAATTCATTCAGGGCTTCTCTTCTATCGTGGTGCCTATGAcggccttgacaaagaagaacgCCAAGTTTTTATGGGGAACTGAGTGCCATGAGAGCTTTGATAGGTTGAAGCCAGCATTGACCACAGTACCAGTTCTAGATATGCCATCATGGCAGGGAGAGTTTGTGGtttatacagatgcttcgaagcttGATTTGGGCGCGgttctgatgcagcatgacAGG GCGGAGATTCGgagatttgagcttgcagtttatgccaAGGACGATGCCCCAAATCTTGCTACTTTGGCAGTACAGACGACATTGAGAGACAGAATTAGAGCAGGACAGACTTCCGACGAGCAGTTGCAGAAGTGGAGACGGAGGGATGAGGCTAAGAGCCAGAGACTGTATACAGTTGTGGATGACATAGTCAGATATATGGACCATTTATGTGATCCTTACAGTGATTCCGTCAGAGCAGATATCTTGAGCGAGGCCCAcagcaccccgtactccatccatccagggagtacgaagatgtataaagacCTTCAAACTCTTTATTGGTGGTCGGCCATGAAGCGAGATATTCTGCGATTTGTTTTgaagtgtttgacttgtcagcaggtcaaagcagagcatcagagatcTGCAGGAAAGCTGAGGCCAGTCCCTATTCCCGAATGA